A stretch of Miscanthus floridulus cultivar M001 chromosome 13, ASM1932011v1, whole genome shotgun sequence DNA encodes these proteins:
- the LOC136501532 gene encoding uncharacterized protein, with translation MGDEAAAAGSSVLGRAVEEVRSALNEHADVVADLFGRVSSELRTGFAPAVDSFVGFFHAVDWKEPWLISILTFHAILLLVTIISRRNVNFQLILSALTFSGVFLAERLNTFLGQNWKSFSTQNYFDPQGLFISVIWSGPLLLITILILVNTLVTLCMLIVRWKRAELRHRAQQARNKQD, from the exons ATGGGCGAcgaggctgcggcggcggggTCGTCGGTGCTCGGCCGCGCGGTGGAGGAGGTGCGCTCGGCCCTCAACGAGCACGCCGACGTTGTCGCCGACCTCTTCGGTCGCGTCTCCTCCGAGCTGCGCACTGGCTTCGCGCCCGCCGTCGACTCCTTCGTCGGCTTCTTCCACGCCGTCGACTGGAAG GAGCCTTGGCTAATCAGCATACTAACTTTCCATGCCATTCTGCTATTGGTTACCATCATCTCGAGGAGGAATGTCAATTTCCAGCTCATCTTGTCAGCTCTAACAT TTTCTGGTGTATTCCTTGCTGAGAGATTAAACACATTCTTGGGGCAAAACTGGAAGAGCTTCTCCACCCAAAACTATTTTGATCCCCAAGGCCTCTTCATTTCAGTCATCTGGTCTGGGCCCCTCCTATTGATAACGATCCTTATTTTG GTGAACACTCTTGTGACACTCTGCATGCTAATCGTAAGGTGGAAAAGGGCAGAGCTTAGGCATCGTGCTCAGCAGGCTCGTAACAAGCAGGACTGA